From Shewanella psychrophila, a single genomic window includes:
- a CDS encoding trimeric intracellular cation channel family protein: MQEVQFISILWLIGIIAEAMTGALCAGKKQMDLFGVVIIGCATAIGGGTLRDMMLGNYPLIWVENIHYLIAIAFASLLTVVIAPVMRYLSKLFLAIDALGLAVFSIVGAQKTLSLGFSPLVAVVMGLVTGVFGGVIRDILCNQVPLIFKKEFYALVALLTAALYVGLKSYGVSEWVNLAICLPFGFGLRMLAIRFHWGMPKFDYQYGEVH, from the coding sequence ATGCAGGAAGTTCAATTTATCAGCATTCTCTGGCTTATAGGTATCATAGCCGAAGCGATGACAGGTGCCCTTTGCGCAGGTAAGAAACAGATGGATCTCTTCGGTGTCGTCATCATAGGCTGTGCCACAGCCATAGGTGGCGGTACTTTACGTGACATGATGCTGGGAAATTATCCCTTGATCTGGGTGGAGAACATTCATTATCTTATCGCCATTGCGTTTGCCTCACTGCTCACCGTGGTTATCGCCCCTGTAATGCGATATCTATCTAAGCTCTTCTTAGCCATAGATGCTTTAGGCTTGGCGGTATTTTCCATTGTGGGTGCTCAGAAGACGCTATCACTTGGGTTTAGCCCACTCGTTGCCGTTGTTATGGGGCTAGTAACAGGTGTTTTTGGTGGCGTAATTCGTGATATTTTATGTAACCAAGTCCCCCTCATCTTCAAGAAAGAATTTTACGCCCTGGTCGCTCTGCTCACTGCCGCACTCTATGTTGGCCTCAAATCATACGGAGTCAGTGAATGGGTCAATCTAGCCATCTGCCTGCCCTTTGGTTTCGGATTGAGAATGCTGGCGATAAGGTTTCATTGGGGCATGCCAAAATTTGATTATCAATATGGCGAAGTACATTAA
- a CDS encoding mechanosensitive ion channel family protein, with product MENLEGLIEQAPELIVTYGMKIIFAIVIFIIGKYCAGIAKKLSSKLMTKRKVDPTVVSFVSNMAWSLVFVFTIVATLGQIGVQTASLVAVIGAAGLAVGLALQGSLSNFASGVLMVMFRPCRVGDYVEAAGIAGTVNEITIFSTKLLTPDNKLIVAPNSAMMDGTIVNYSAMDTRRVDFVIGVSYDADLLETKKVLTRVIENNQYVLKDPAYTIALSELADSSVNFVVRPWVKGSDYWPAYFEILEQIKLALDEANIGIPYPQMDLHLKETPAVASTAAA from the coding sequence ATGGAAAACTTGGAAGGTTTGATCGAGCAAGCGCCAGAGCTTATCGTGACCTATGGAATGAAGATAATTTTTGCGATTGTCATCTTTATTATCGGTAAATATTGTGCTGGTATTGCTAAGAAGTTATCTAGTAAGTTGATGACCAAGCGTAAAGTTGACCCTACCGTTGTCTCATTTGTCTCAAATATGGCATGGTCACTGGTGTTTGTGTTCACCATAGTGGCGACGCTTGGACAGATTGGCGTGCAGACAGCATCATTAGTTGCTGTTATCGGTGCCGCGGGTTTAGCGGTTGGTTTGGCGCTGCAAGGCTCGCTGTCTAATTTTGCTTCTGGCGTCTTGATGGTGATGTTCCGTCCATGTCGCGTAGGTGATTATGTTGAAGCTGCTGGAATCGCGGGTACAGTCAATGAGATCACTATTTTCTCAACCAAGCTACTGACACCGGATAATAAACTTATCGTGGCACCTAACTCGGCCATGATGGATGGTACAATCGTTAACTATTCAGCGATGGATACTCGCCGTGTCGATTTCGTTATCGGTGTTTCTTATGATGCAGATCTGTTAGAAACCAAGAAGGTACTGACACGTGTTATCGAGAATAACCAGTATGTATTGAAAGACCCTGCTTATACTATTGCACTGTCTGAGCTTGCTGACTCGTCGGTTAATTTCGTGGTACGCCCATGGGTTAAGGGCAGTGATTACTGGCCTGCATATTTCGAAATTCTTGAGCAGATTAAGCTTGCATTGGATGAAGCGAATATTGGTATTCCATACCCTCAGATGGATCTTCATTTGAAAGAGACACCTGCAGTTGCATCTACTGCAGCAGCTTAA